A window of Dictyoglomus sp. genomic DNA:
GAAATTATAAAGGCTTGTATTCTAAGCCAAATAAGAATATCAAAAAATAGATATAGGGAAACAATAAGAACTATCAATAAAATTGAATAAATTACTAATCTATCTTTTGAAAAACCTTTAATAAAATTTTTTAAGTTTTTTATATTATGCATTAATATACTTAAATAAGCAAAGCCCCGAGAGTTATTCTCGGGGCTTATAGAATCTTATGGTGCTGTATAAGTTAAAGTATAGGCTCTTGCTGAGCCAACATATACTAGAATGTGAGCATTACCCTCTGTCCAAGTAGATGGTGCAGAGCCTTGCGAGGTGTAGGTTTGATTGTTATATGGACATACTGGTGTTTCTGAAAAATATGTTTGATCACCTAAGAAACCAACAAAAGATGCAGTGGTAGTTGGATATGTATTATTTTTATTTCTGTAAAATTCTAAGCTTGTTCTTATTATAGCAATATTTGTTTTTTGAGCATTTCTCTTGGCATCTGCAACAGCATCAAA
This region includes:
- a CDS encoding prepilin-type N-terminal cleavage/methylation domain-containing protein: MKNSKGFSLLELLVVIAILGILVAIALPRYFDAVADAKRNAQKTNIAIIRTSLEFYRNKNNTYPTTTASFVGFLGDQTYFSETPVCPYNNQTYTSQGSAPSTWTEGNAHILVYVGSARAYTLTYTAP